One Coccinella septempunctata chromosome X, icCocSept1.1, whole genome shotgun sequence genomic window carries:
- the LOC123322282 gene encoding DNA-binding protein HEXBP-like, translating into MGVALLREENLDLEKAEGLVKLQETATTMIQGRTSNMRVSAVDATEGCQNCGKKGHDSKDERGDIKKFAETKKNTAQCYSCGRPDHFARECRNNNRSGQRTQGGCYSCGQRGHWARDCPRQNRQGRESFTKNRIQRTTPPGGGGEANMAWGQRENKEMGGNAAKEGGRNTGAIPKRSSPFSRGSQSRRQEDLNGEGQNPTAGIVAGNF; encoded by the coding sequence ATGGGGGTAGCTTTATTAAGAGAAGAAAATTTAGATCTAGAAAAGGCGGAAGGACTGGTCAAATTACAAGAGACCGCAACAACGATGATACAAGGAAGGACATCAAATATGAGGGTATCGGCGGTAGATGCAACGGAGGGATGTCAAAATTGCGGGAAAAAGGGGCACGACTCGAAGGATGAAAggggagatattaaaaaattcgCAGAGACAAAGAAGAATACAGCGCAATGTTATTCTTGTGGTAGACCGGATCATTTTGCGAGAGAGTGTAGGAATAATAACAGATCAGGGCAAAGGACGCAGGGAGGTTGTTATAGTTGCGGTCAAAGGGGTCATTGGGCTAGGGATTGCCCAAGACAAAATCGTCAGGGACGAGAGAGTTTTACGAAAAATAGAATACAGAGAACTACACCCCCAGGAGGAGGGGGTGAAGCAAATATGGCCTGGGGTCAACGTGAAAACAAGGAAATGGGAGGAAATGCAGCTAAGGAAGGGGGGCGAAATACGGGAGCTATTCCTAAGCGATCGTCTCCATTTTCGAGGGGGTCTCAGTCGAGGAGACAAGAAGATTTAAACGGGGAGGGCCAAAATCCAACTGCCGGGATAGTGGCCGGAAATTTTTAA